The genomic stretch AGTTTTCGCGCATCAGGCCTCCTTAGGAGACCTTTATTGTTTGGCAACCCAGTTCCTAAGCAAACTGGACACACAAGCTTTCCTCGACCTGTAAATATCAATCCCGCAAGTTAGTCCAATACATATGTCATTTGATTCCTGTAATAGGATAGAAAGGATGAAAAGAATAACACAGCATAGATGCGTTCTAGTGTCTCTTCTTTTTGAAAGTACTGGAATTTGCTTAAATATTGTCCCCTAGACATGCCTCGTGTCTCTACTATAGACATTACAAAATTCATCAAATAAATTTGaagtttttttctttgttttcttctccaACTATGTTTTTATTCAAAACTCGTCTATCTTTTCTATCCCAAGACAGTAACCAAACACAACGCCCTCTACATTTCACTCACAAAGAATAACAGCCTAAATGGCGTAAATATGTTTGGGGTTGTTATTGGATTGATTTGGTTAGTTTCATGACAGCTCCATctaaaagtttgaaaaaaaatcatagTAAAGAAATTtgtaaagtaataaaataaggGATTAATCCATTGAATCTGTATATTATAACCTCTATCATGTGTGAATCCCACTATCTTGATTCACTTCTTTACTTCACCAACTTTGAGTCTGATCCGAAAAGTTTCATTTCTATCTGAAGACAGTAACCAAACAAACACTATACTACGCcctaaaaagaaaaagagaatcaCCCTACTAGTTTCCTAAATCCCCTTCTTTCTCCTTCAAAACCCTAGACTCAATAAATGCATGATTGAAAAGCATatcatcattcatcaaaacAAGACAATTGTATTTAATTTCCTCCAACAACAATATATAAGGGTAGGAGCACGGTTACCGTAACAATTAGGACACTCAGTGAATTCATAAACATCTTTGGCTCGTTTCCTGTTGAGAGCTTTCCATTTTCCGGTACCACCGCACATGTCACAGATGATGGCACCACTTCCGCCGCAGTTTCTACACACTGCTTTCTCCATTCCCGCCGCAGCAGTTGAATTTGGTGCAGCTGCAATTAGAGTCAGAGCTGCACTCGAACACATGCACGTTAGACACACGCGCCTTGAAACCTTCACTGATGCTTCTTCCTGCATTCAATTATCAGTAGCAATAAACAAACAGAGAAAATTGAGTAACAGAGAATGTCAATTACCTGTGACTGTGAGGTATTGTGTTCTTGATTGTGTTGAGTTGAGTTAACAACACGAAGCCGCAACGCTTTTACTCTGTTTGGAGAAGGAAGGCACCGATGAATAACAGTGATATTAGCAGAAGTAGAACTCGCCATTGCCATTGCCATTGTTTTACTCCTCTTACTTTCTCTCTTATCCAAAGGTAGCAAATATCCTTtcagagagagaaagagaatcAAATCAATGGATTCAATGCCGCCAAGTAAGATCTCTACAAtctcaatcttttttttttttaatatgattgttagtattttttgtttaattttgattttttattaattttttatttatttttcttgttaatAGTATAGATATTGttatttaaagtttttttttatgtttattgatatatattattatatttttttaatagaatttttagtatttattgtttatataattttttaattatttttatgaatatatattttttataaaactttatcttttatttgagtgtgtatattttttactatgtgttcttaaattaatatatattttatttattattgttaatttttataatataaattccattaaaaagatctaattaaatacaaaaaaatattaaagaagagtactaaaaaattataactaaaagagtactaataattttaatatataaattaaaaatttttttaaaagaaattataattaaagagtattaaaataatatagttttaaatgatataaatttatgtctttttttaacaatttttgtTTAAACGTAATTTTAAATAATGTAATCGAAACAACATTCATTTTATTATAAttcattttaaaacaaaattttcaaacataaatcactttAACACTAACTCACGTCTTATCACAATCAAATTCTGTCGCGGTACTGAGTTCGACACTTGCTTAAGCTAACTAGTGACCCTAACCACTACACCAACCCAACTTAGTTAAATCTGATTCTATTTCAAATTCATAGTTTAGAACAATTAATTACACTAATAAAATGAATTGTGTTTATTCCTATGTTATTCGTgtaattcttttatttgttttttcttattttcttatgATGGAGttaaaatatgtttaataaAGATAATTTTGATATTTCAATCTTTAGTAgtaataaaattacaaataagaTTTATTTTAGTCTCATTTAGTTTATACTTTAATGcgaaaattaaaattcttttctgagaattaaaaattataatttcattatatttcaaactaaaaaaatttctttctttttgtgaGAATTCTATTCTCAAAATGTTCCAATCACATACATAATAGATCAAATTTGAATTAGATATTCACTCAATTTTTGTCTTGAAGGATTGATACAAAATATACAAATTTATTTAGTGACCAATTTTCAAAGGAAAAATTTTGTAGTATTATTTTTACACCTTTCTTGTTTATAATCACAAAAATGATGCATATATCAGTCATTCTCCCAAAATGCTCTCTCTATTCCCAACACCTATTAAAAAGAGCTAACCCAAGAAGATTAGCAGAAAAAGGAGAGGGATTTCCAGAGTTTTGTTTTTAAGTCCGCCTTACTTTCTCAGCATGTTTCAACTTTCAAGCATATTATCTAATCTGATATAATATAAGATAGAttgttatcttattttattttccatgcGCCCTTTAACAATAACAAGAACCATCACTTTGGCATTCGAATAGCAGCATTTTATTCCAAGGTCATGGTCAACAGAATAAGCAATAAACTATGGGAGAGATAAGAATCGCCACTGCTTCTAAGTAAAGTCCTAATTGTACCATAAACTACTACTATGTCAGCATGTCAAATGTACAATATCATGAAACTAGCAATAAATCAAACAACTGAAATCTTGACATGGCAAAACCCACAGTTAAGCACTGTGATTGTGAGCCAAGCATCTAACCACTAACAAGTCAGTCTTGAGCTCAAAAGTCAAAACTTCATTTAAATtgaaatcttaaaaaaaaatttctatttcTCTGATCAACCATACTACGTGTACACAAAAAATCAGCCACCAAATCAACCACCCATATAAAGTacatattgaaatataaaatacacattgaaaataagCTAATCaccacatgtatttatacacaaattcATGATAACTGATTTGGTGGCTAATTTTTGGGATGCACATAGtatttttgttctctgctcTAAGATTAGTCATTCTGTACTTGTTTCTTAATTGATGCCCTTATCTATGCAGAAAGAATCAAGCACCTCATAAACCTCCATTGGGTGACTTCTCCGAGCCCAAGCAGCTAGATTCAGCACCCATGCCGGCAACCGGTGATGCATCCtcatcaaaatctttttccATAGCTCTATCATCGTCATAGTCGCTTCCACCAGTACTGCTTTCTTCTGGTGTTTGAAAAGAATCGCCCTCCGTTTCATCCAATTTCATGTCCTCAGGAAGCCGCTGCTGCAGAGGCACAGCATCACTAATAACTTGGCCCATCTTCTGCTTCTCACGATAATCCTCCATTTCCACTCTATACCTCTCTTTATCCTTCATAGCCTTCTCTTGATAAACCTAAAAAGTTCAATGAAACTCAACATGTTACAATAACTTAAGATACAAGAAATGAAAGACTCATGCATGAGCTTGTGCACCATTCAACTTGATACAAGTTACTTACTACTCTTTCTGATTCATTCAACTTGTTCCAGAGTTCGCCAATGATCCTACTAATCTCCCTGTCCTTCCCATGATGGTGTGCTTTTAGCCTTGCATGCTGTTCCGCAAAAAAGAAATTGTAACCACTTCTGTTGGGTTTTGGATGAGCAGGATCTCTCCGCTTTATTTCTGATTTCTTTCTGCGCCGGCGCCGACGGACACCTAACGGAGCAGAGGCGCCACTGTTGTTGGCCAAAACTCCGTGATGAGAAGTAGACAATCCAGGTTTTTGTGGAGCCTGATAGAGGACGCCTTTAAGTTTCTCTGAACCTATTGTTACAGTGACTAGATAGCCACTTTCGAACTTTCCATCAATGACCCCAATCACCTGAGACCCTCCTGAAGATTTTCTCATGGCTGAGACCACAATAGAACAAACAGTACTAGTGTTATCAACTATATTCAATAAGTATGGAAAACAATTTCCAGCCATCCTGAACAAAATATGAGCAATTCCTTAGATCTTATAAATAAGATTAAGTGGTTCAGAGGTCTTTGGTGTTTAGGAACATAAAGtgtaaaatatgcaattgataACATACTAGATATACTTGTTAACCAACATATTTACTTGTCCAATGGCATGTAAAATTGTAAATGAATATTTAGGTCTTAGATTGACCTTCAGGCAATTCAGCAGCATTAGCGCTTGACTGTTGAAAGACCGGCGATTGAAATCCTGATGACGGCGGCATAAACTGTGCCTTTTGCACTGGAACTGGAATGGATGATTGACACTGCAGACCGCCTGCTGAAGAGAAAAAGCCTATTGGTGCATTAGATTGGGTTCCGAGTATGATAATGAGATTATAACAAACAAGCTATGTGGTGTAAATGGCATACTGGAAGCAGCTGGACTCCATCCAGGGGCTTTGAAATAGTAGATTTGTTCATAATGGTaaagcaatgaagcatagtaCTTCCGCAGAACAAAAGAGGCATTTGTAGCAGTTGATGGAAAATTGAAAGTTGCAGTTACttccttccattttctctcTTTGATTATCTGCAAGACAGAATGATAATTGCAATTACTATCACTACaccaaacaaaacaaaacaaaaatattgttCATGAGAACAGTTAAAAATCTTTAGTTTTAGTGACCAACTTATCAGACAAAATGCAATCATCTTTTATTCAAGGCAATATCCTGAATCAACTACAATTTACAAAAGACATGTGAAGTATTTGGATTAAAAGTAAAAAGACAAGGATCCAAATGAACAAACCTTCCAAAGAAAATTCACAGACAATACAATATTCAACTATATTATAACGAATGACGGCATAAAAACAGGGTAACCATTTCTGAATCACATACAATACAACGACTTTACAAGCATAAAACACATTGTTGACCAAGCTTGAAAGAGTTGAAGCTACCATGATAAATGAAACATCAACATAAGAAAAAAGACATATTTCAAAATGGCTCCCTAATTCATGCGAATAAAACTTATTCTTAGCATCACCTTTTCCAACCAGTTTTATCAAGTGCTTAATAAAATTATGACAGACAAGccataaaattttataatgCTTCAACAACAGCATGCTGCATGTCTTCGATAAACATGTAGAGAAAGGAGGAAAAAATCTTATCCCAGCATTGGATTTGCACCACAATTATAGGACATGAAAATGCAGATCAGAAAAAATAGAACATCTTTAACTCCATTGAACCAAACTCAGAATAACACTTGAGGTTGATGATAATCAATAAAAACTTCTTTAACCAACATAAGGATCATTACTTTCATGCCCAAATTCAAACAgcatacaaattttaaaaaaagtagtATAGGTTCAACAGAACCTCTGGACTCTGGTCATGGTGGAACAGAATATTCAGTGATTCcggaaaaaaaaatagtaaggGAAACGGCGCaaccaaatataaaataatcacAGCTTACCTTCTCAATACCTCCTCTAGAAGTTACTTCAACAAAGAGTCGATGCAAATCTAATTCTCTTCCCCCAATAATGGGAATCCTGGGACATAATTCAAAATGTCGGAAAAGGAACTCAAaaggtgaaaaaaaaaatgtttagtAGTCACAAAGCTATGCAAATCAGCAAAGGCATTAGTAAGGTGCAACATTTCCAAAATCCATAGAAAACTATAAGCAGAGACCACACTACTGATCCACAATCAGGAACCAACTAGAAAACCAAATAGATCTATAACATCAGAATGCCCTTTACTATTAGAGAGTTATTAGAAGACAAGTAATGCCAACATCAATAGGGAAGAAAAAGCAgcaatatatatacaaattactAAAGAATGTGATGCAGGAATTCAAGAAAGAAACCAAGACACTCCAAGAGTATAGAATAGAAgtagtaaaataaagaaaacaagaCATGTATATGAGGAGAGCTTACATGAACTTGGTGCCCATAGAAGAGTGGAGCTTCTCCAAGGTTTCCATGAAGAGCTTGGGATTGTTTGCAACCTCCTCGTAGCTTGCTTGCGGTGGAGGATACACATAATACCCCGAAGCTGAAGCTACTCCAGCATCTTTCATTGGTAACGGGCTCTTACTCGCACAAGAAGCTGATGCCATTAACAAGTTGTTGTTCTATTTTCAGCTTTCACTATGTTCCTGCCCCAACATCAACAAAGACAAAACAACCTTGGTGTTAAGTACATAGTtgggaaaaaacaaaaaaaaaaaagtggatTAGGATGTGAAAACTGAAACTGCAAtaagaaggggaagaagtaaaagaagaaaacatCAAAGACTGTTCACTGgatattaaaaagaaaacaaaaagtaaaagaTATGAAAGTAGAAAGTAGAAATAACCACTTACATGCAGGCAACATAAAAATGAGAAAAGACAAAAACTGAAGAGAAACAGACAAGTTCACTGGATAAGAGAAGAGGAGAACTGTACCATGAAAAGAATATATAAAAACAAGAGAGAGaagatagagagagagaaataaAAATCACCATCAACATCACCATTAAGCTGGAGATTCAGGACTGAAACAATCCACGACAGTGATAAGATACACAACACATGCTCAATGGGGTGGTGATGATGAAGTAACTTGCAGTGACAAGGGAGATACAAAGCCCAAGAAAAGGAACCAATGGGACAGAAAAGCAGTGTCATAGCCATGAATTCCTCCAGATTACCGAGGATGTTACAGCAAAAGAAACCATTCAAAGCTTCtcagaaaagaaaagaagccTCTGAAAAACAAACAGAGGCCAAACCAAGTAACACCCTTTTGGTCTTTGGTAATAAAGACGCACCCAAAAAGGACCCTTTCTGTTTCTACTCTCTCCTTAACACTCTTCAACCACTGTTCACAGAACCTACATGAGCCTATAACTGAACCCTTTTTTGTTTTGACGGGTCCTATAACTGAACCCTGACATTACTACCATAGGGGATAAATACACGACTTAACAACCATATTCTTTTGACATAAATATGAATATGAATATAATAATGATATTAACTTAATGTCATGCAACAACATAAAAGCAAGTCAATACTTTTATTCATCTTTCTCTATAATCTGACACTGTTTCAGGGTTGAAAAGAGGGGTTTGTGGGGAAGGTGCCAAAGTAAATACCTTTTTTCCTCcaaagaaaaattcaaataagATTTCTTGTCCTTGCACTCTGTAATGGTGGCCAATGAAGACAAAATCACAAAACAAAACGTTGATAAATCAAAGATTAATAGCTTATCAaccacaataataataatgaattataaataaataatactaaAGAATAAGAAAAGGCACGCACTGTTCATTATTACTACTTTATTTCTCCATGCGCATTAAGGAATTaaagaataaacaaaaatagagtAAGTAATGCATGCGTACatgaataattaatatatataaaaagaagcAGCATATGACGAGAATCAAATCCAGAGGCAGAGAAGCAAAAAGTGTTTCTTTATATTATCATTATCTTCTTGTTGTTAATATTATagtatgattattattattatgaaagaataaatctaaattagaaaaataataatgataatgatattattaaattatactTACCAACAGTAACAGAGAATGGAGCATCAGAATCATCATCTATCTAAAATGAAATGACAAAAAGGAAGAGAAGCTTTAAAGACGAATAAAGGCGCTGTTATTAATAAAAAGCTTCGGAAGATGCGAATGGATTGGCGAAGAAGAAAAATTTAACCCTATCAAATTCCATAATCACTTTTTCAAAATGACAATCATGTCCTGCTTCGGTTTTCAATTCATGCAAACTACACGAGGGTGATTCTGCCTTTCTGTGTGGATTTTGAGATTCAATTTTCAATATTTGTATATCTCAATTTCTCAATCTTACCAATTAGatatatatcaataaattaaattttgaaatctaaaatctgaatttaattttaatatattattaaaaatttaattttgagatacttttaagattcaattttcaatATTCGTATATCTCAAATTCTCAATCTCACCAATTAGATATAtctcaataaattaaattttgaaatataaaatctgaatttaattttaatatattattaaaaatttaattttgatatattgttaacaaaaaaataattattttttatattaattagataaataattataaatataattaaataactgtataaaatataatacattaaaattaaactcatattATAAGTGTAAATCAATTTTAGAGTTGTATCTAATTATCTAACATGTTaggtaaaaaaaatatagtttatATTGGTCacatgaataattatttaaaaaaacgaatataatttgatatttgtataaaatattttatatatattaaaaggaTTTAGTTAACatgtttaaatatttatatatttaaatatttttatttaataaatataaaataaatgcattaaaaatttaatttttttatatttttaataaaaaaattaatttataaatttaacatGGACGTTTAACATACAAGTTAGATAAaccatattaaaattataaattaattttgtatcaAAGATATTGCTAGTCTCGtactaaaaaatactaattttacgagtaaaaattaaaatgattgtAATTTTGTTATACATCTAaatttttaggtttaattagGGGTGGCAAACAGATCTAAACCTGTCGGGTCGGTCCACGTAACTCGCCAATAAAGGTGGACTGAAAAATTGGGACCGCTAAATAGTAAAAACTCGCCTAACCCGCACCGCTTAAACGGTGGGCTTTGGCAGGGTGGGACGGGCTTTCCCGCTGGGCTTAGTATTTTTTAGCAATGgatatttttacaatttttttgcCAAAATCCAATTTTTTCCAACCAaacttacaagagaatgaagatgaaaattgagtgttttggattatatttattttttttagagacaatatttataattatgttttgaattatgtttattttgttttgggaacaatatttataattatgttttggatgaaagcttgatttataattacaaagactttaatgtttgtgaatatataaattataatttgtttatacttttagaaattataatagttaaaagtaaaaaataggagaaatttttttatgcctttatatatattatttaatagttaaaagtgaaaaaaagaGGATATTTGGCGGGCTTAGCCCGTCGGCCCACCAGCCCGCCGTTAGGTGGGGCGAGTTAAGATTCTGGGACCACCTCACTAGGTGgtggggcggggcggggcgAGCTTCCCCGCTCCCCCCCCAGATTCAATCTACAAAATTCAAGTTCATTAGTGATAGCATGTCTAATACGTTccaactttttattttctttcgaATGATTTTGTACCATTATAtatttcttcctcttctttatttgattttttgtgtttttgtttttgttaatagggtaaaataagaagaattaaTTATTGTAGAATTTATCAGaaaataatactaaaattttttaattgtaacataaaaaaaatttattttgacaTGAATACTTTTTAATCGTATCATTTTTAACTAAATGATATAATTTTCTTATCAGTTGGATAATATTAAATTCATATAAGATGTTCAATCATTTATGTGTCATTTATAGcaaattgatgtatttttttattctaaaacatatttaaatgtattttgTTAATTGAGTGAGTTAAggttttgaatttgtgattctttaaaattttgtgTGTCATTTATCAAATATTTATATGTCATTTCTAATTAAATGATATGTTTTGTCATTACTAAATTGTAGTATTAAActaaagaagagaaagaaaaaaaaggaggaggTATTTTGATATAGTGAcagatttaaaaaattttgataatgagagcaatatatataatataataataatttttttataaaaatattatgtatatataaaaatcaattatcaAACTATCCattaactattatatatttgtgtataaatacatgtattgtttaacttatttttaatatgtattttatattttaatatatattctatacaagtggttatttttatatacatatagcataattattgttataattatattttgttattgtaaaatatgattagtcttcaaaatatctaatttacaaactaaaatactaaaataataatttaaataataacatataataTAGAAGTCTATTTTttaggttttatattttaaaaaaattgaataattttttttaacaatacaattaaaatatctatctttgtatatatatcaataacaattatttaaaaatttacttCTTATACAATTAGAAGCCAACTTTTATTAAtattcatagttgaaaaagTTATTTCAATTAATAGAGTTGCTGCGAAAAAAATTACAGTAATTTTAAAAGAAGATAAATAATACTTTTTCGAAtcaatttctaaaaaaaaacaCCAATCTCTTTAAATTGCgaattgataattttaatagacatctaatataaaattcttaaattgattattatgaaatcaaattcaatatttaatgagacaaataaatattactatgtaaaaaaaatttaaattgtagTGGGAACATTTGTCCCACAACAATGATAATAGATCCATTCTTGATCGTCAGTtatgtaaaatttataaaaaaatagtactaaaattttttagttgtaacacaataaattttttattttaacattaaaattttatagccgtaatataaatttttgttaatagggtgaaataatattataaaaatgtgaaagaaagagaaggagaattttaaattgtataaaatttaccaaaaaaattaacaccaaaattattttattgtgatacaattttttttattttaacaattAACTATGAAATAAGAATTTGATATAATTTGTATCGTTAAAGGagcagaaaaaaataaataaataaaaaataataataataatgataatgataacaaagaaaaatatgaagaagaataaaaagaaaaagaagtaagaatatataaataaaaaaatgaataaaaaaaacgcattcggagaaaataaaaaaaaaaattcacgcACTTGCGCCACTAAAAATGGTTATAATCACTTAGTTGGATTTGGGTAGATAATAAAGCTTTTTCGAAACGATGGTACCAATCAATATGCCATTTATTCGATTGCTTTAGTTGATATGGTTTGAAATATTTAACGGTTTTACTATTTTCAATGCGACAAAAACATGGCCGCATAAGTACAAAATCGACTTTATAATATCACTATATTCCATTTTAAATAAATCTACTATTTTCTTAATTATACCACgatgataaataaaataacaacaataatactCTATTTCACTAGACAGAGTTAATTATGTAGATTAAATGATGATAAGtgcgaaaaaaatataattaaataaaattactatcaaaatttgtaaaatttaaaaatataagattgTACcaataatttatctttttatcgagaaaattttaaaaacttttttctttttgaaagctcaaaaaaaattacaatataaataaaaaaagagtttaACTAATATATACTCTGACATATGATAAGTTATcgttagtaaaaaattttaaatattttaatttaataaatataaaataaatatattaaaaatttaaattttttatatttttaataaaaaaaattattttataattttaacatgtatttttaAGACACAAAGAATTATGATAgataaattcaataaaaaatactaatgaacaagtaatttattttaaacaaattttaagaaccttcttttttttttaaaagctcAAAATAATAATGTCATCTTAAATAGTTacatgtttttttattatttatctattttaatttccAAAGTGCTTACACTTCTTTCAGATTAACCTTATCTTTATTCATAGCGTACatctttaaatttaaatttatagattgtgattttatttaatttcttttgaatttgtttttctgctcaAGTGTTTAAACATTCTgttataaataaagataagataagattaccTCCGATCCAATCAGTCTATTTATTGATTAATTGGTTCGACTAATTGAATTGTggttcaacaaaaaaaattcaattttataataaaatacatataatattataattaaatacaGAAAATCATAACTAACAAAAAAAGGTTAAGTATAATTTTGGTTTCTAACGTAGGTAccaaaaattgattttgtttttGGTCTTTTTTTCGTTACAAAATAATCCCTAAAATTtcagtttattttaaaattgacatttttatcaattttattttttaattaccaaattacccttcgttcaaaaattataaaacaaaataaaataaaataaaaagaaaaagaaaggcaTTAGAGGGAGAAAGAGAATTGAGGGAGGGGGAGCGAGAAAGAAAAGAGGGAGGAGGGAGAAAGAAAATCTGGTGGGCAGCGAGGATGACGGCGACGCCGATCAGGGAGGAATTACCCACCACTCACCgacacaaatcctcaagaactTTAACGAGATTCGCCTCCTTCGGATCGAGCTCCCAAGCGATGAATTAGAGATCGAAGACAGAGTACTCATTAAGTGAATGGCAGATTTCGGCTCAACCATTGACAATTGCGTGATCCTCGGAGCATAGGACATTGGACAGTTTGGTTATGACCGATGCCGATGGTCAGGGAGTGTTGTATATGAACAGCGAGTGTTAAATTTCCTTTTTGTCCAGGATCTCTTTAACTAAGGTTGGTAGCTTTATTGTGATGGCCTAATTGTATATGTGATATTGTTTGTTAGTTGCTTTAGAAGTGatagaatgatgatgatgatgaccatGATAATAat from Arachis stenosperma cultivar V10309 chromosome 9, arast.V10309.gnm1.PFL2, whole genome shotgun sequence encodes the following:
- the LOC130948353 gene encoding high mobility group B protein 15-like, giving the protein MASASCASKSPLPMKDAGVASASGYYVYPPPQASYEEVANNPKLFMETLEKLHSSMGTKFMIPIIGGRELDLHRLFVEVTSRGGIEKIIKERKWKEVTATFNFPSTATNASFVLRKYYASLLYHYEQIYYFKAPGWSPAASSFFSSAGGLQCQSSIPVPVQKAQFMPPSSGFQSPVFQQSSANAAELPEAMRKSSGGSQVIGVIDGKFESGYLVTVTIGSEKLKGVLYQAPQKPGLSTSHHGVLANNSGASAPLGVRRRRRRKKSEIKRRDPAHPKPNRSGYNFFFAEQHARLKAHHHGKDREISRIIGELWNKLNESERVVYQEKAMKDKERYRVEMEDYREKQKMGQVISDAVPLQQRLPEDMKLDETEGDSFQTPEESSTGGSDYDDDRAMEKDFDEDASPVAGMGAESSCLGSEKSPNGGL
- the LOC130948354 gene encoding protein PHOTOSYSTEM I ASSEMBLY 2, chloroplastic is translated as MAMAMASSTSANITVIHRCLPSPNRVKALRLRVVNSTQHNQEHNTSQSQEEASVKVSRRVCLTCMCSSAALTLIAAAPNSTAAAGMEKAVCRNCGGSGAIICDMCGGTGKWKALNRKRAKDVYEFTECPNCYGRGKLVCPVCLGTGLPNNKGLLRRPDARKLLDKMYNGRLLPNS